From the Bacillus horti genome, the window GCTGAGCTTACGAACAATCAGCTGAAGTTTACACAGTCTGGACGCCATTTATTACAGGCTTCCTATAATGGAATATCTACTGATCTACCTATCCGAGTTTTAGCAGCAGAGGATGTTAAACAATTTACAGTAAGCCCTTCAGATATTTTAGTTCTTCCTGGAGAAAAACAAGAGCTAAAAGCAACGCTGCATTTAAATGACGGGCGTACATTTGATCTAAAACCGGAGCATATTCAATGGGCTAATACTCAGGCTGGCCAGATGAACGACATGACCTTCCAGGCTGTTCAAAGTAAAACAAACGGGAAGCTACAAGCAAACGTCTTAGGACTTTCTACGACGATTGATATTGAGGTTAGCTACTCCTTCAGAGATATTAAAGGACACTGGGCTCAGCAAACGATTGAAAGAATGGCAGAGCTAGGACATGCTAAAGGAATTGGAGCAGGTCGCTTTGGTCCAAATACAGATGTGAAGCGAGGAGACTTTGTCGTCTTCCTTTCAAGAATACTGAACTGGAATATTACCGATCGTGAAAAAAATGTTGCGCTAAATGAAACAGTTCCTGCTTATACTCAGGATGCTTTAAAATATGCTAAGCATCACGGTATTTTGAGAGGCGATCAGAACGGACTCCTGAACGCTAACGCTCCAATTTCGCGCATGGAGATGGCAACCATTCTGCAGAGGGTTCTAGGAACTAGCTCAATCCAGCCGGCCAAGACAGTCACTACACCTATGAACAGCCTTTACGCAGACTGGAGCAATGTACCAGAATGGGCAAGAGGTTCAGTAGAATATGTGTCAGAAAGAGAAATCTTTGGAGGTATGAACAATCGTTTCTATCCTCGAAATCACACAACACGTGCTGAGGTTATGACTGTTCTACAAAGGGCTTTCGTAAAATAAACAAAATGTAGACCCAAACATATAGGATCTTGAGATCAAACGTCTTAAGATCCTATCTTTAATGCTAGAGTCATGTCTGATATGATAGAGAGGGTCGTACATACCATAATTAAATGAGAAGATATAGAGGAGAAAATGATGAAGAAGAAAATAGTCATTGTGGTTTGCTTACTTGTGTTGGCTATCCCACTTGTTATTTACGGTGGATGGAAGGTAACAGAGTGGAGAGCTATGCGTGCCCTAGGTGGAGTTAGCTTTGAGGTTGAGGAATATGTTAAAAATATTACTCAGCAGGAATATGATGTGATTGTCGTTGGGGGTGACCCTGAAGGAGTTGCTGCTGCTGTAGCAGCAGCTAGAGAAGGAGCAAAAACATTATTGCTTGAGCCTCGTGATGGCTTGGGTGGATTAATGACCTATGGTGCCCTTAATTTTATCGATTATGATTTTGATATGAATGATGATATTGCCAATGAAGGTGTTTTTAAAGAGTGGCATGAGCTTGTAGGTGGACAGGTTGTCTTTGATATTGAGACAGCGAAGGATGCGTTTCTAAAGCTCGTACAGGATGAGGAAAATATCGATTTAAGTCTCACTACTGAAGTACTTGAGCCGATTATGAGCGAGGATGGGACAACTATTCTAGGTGTTGTAGCTGAGGATGAAAATGGAACTCATTCCTACTATGGACAACGAATTATTGATGCCACACAGCATGCTGATTTGGCAGCAATGGCTAATGTACCTTACTTTATTGGGGGAGCTGATATCGGTCTAGAAAACCGAAAAATGGCTGTAACACTTATGGTTCACCTTGATAACGTTAATTGGGATGGAATCGCCTATACTGCTCTTACAAAAAAGTTTGGAGAAGCAAAATTTACTCAAACAGCAGCATGGGGATTTGTTGATCTCCATCACGCCTATACTCCGGTGGAGGAAGGAACACGATTAAGAGGGTTAAATGTTGCTAGACAGAGCGATAATAGTATATATATCAATGCGTTGCATATTTTTGATGTTGATGGACTAGATCCTGCATCTATTGAGGAAGGCATTGAGCGTGGAAAAAGAGAAATTGAAGGAGTTGTTCAATTTCTAAGAGAAGAATTTCCTGGCTTTAAACGAGCCGAAGTTGCTAGCTATCCAACTGAGCTATATATTCGTGAAACTAGACATATTTATGCTGAATATCAGCTACCTATTGTAGATGTTTGGGAGCAAAAGGATCATTGGGATTCTATTGGCTTTGGTTCTTACCCGGTAGATATTCAAGCTACATCTGTACATGACTATGGATATGTTCTGACTCATCCAACTCAATATGCCATTCCATTCCGCTCTCTAGTACCACTAGAAATAGATGGATTATTAGTAGCAAGTAAGTCATCAGGATATTCCTCCTTAGCGGCAGGAAGTGCAAGGATCATTCCTACTGGGATGAGCACAGCTCAAGCAGCTGGAGTGGCAGCAGCGTTATCCATTCGTGAGGATATTAGCTTTAGAGAGCTGGCAGCAAATAGACCACTCATTAATGAATTACAGGAGCTACTTAAAGAACAAGGAGCCTTACTCTATGCTTACGATCTTGATTTCCCATACAAAGGGAAATGGTTCTATCCAGCGATTAAAAAGCTACTTACTTACGGCCTAGTTTCAGGAGGACACCAAAACGATTTACATGTTGAAAATACAATGAGTGAGCTGGAGTTTGTCAATCTCCTGACCAACGGATTCCAACGCATTTCACCGCAGGCTTATGAGAATCACGCAAGTGGTTTAAGTGATATTCATTTAATGGCTCAAAAGGATAAGACTCCATTAAGCCGTAATCAAGCTTCTCGTTTTCTGTTGACTGTATTTGGAGAATCTAGAGAAGGGGACGCATGG encodes:
- a CDS encoding FAD-dependent oxidoreductase — translated: MKKKIVIVVCLLVLAIPLVIYGGWKVTEWRAMRALGGVSFEVEEYVKNITQQEYDVIVVGGDPEGVAAAVAAAREGAKTLLLEPRDGLGGLMTYGALNFIDYDFDMNDDIANEGVFKEWHELVGGQVVFDIETAKDAFLKLVQDEENIDLSLTTEVLEPIMSEDGTTILGVVAEDENGTHSYYGQRIIDATQHADLAAMANVPYFIGGADIGLENRKMAVTLMVHLDNVNWDGIAYTALTKKFGEAKFTQTAAWGFVDLHHAYTPVEEGTRLRGLNVARQSDNSIYINALHIFDVDGLDPASIEEGIERGKREIEGVVQFLREEFPGFKRAEVASYPTELYIRETRHIYAEYQLPIVDVWEQKDHWDSIGFGSYPVDIQATSVHDYGYVLTHPTQYAIPFRSLVPLEIDGLLVASKSSGYSSLAAGSARIIPTGMSTAQAAGVAAALSIREDISFRELAANRPLINELQELLKEQGALLYAYDLDFPYKGKWFYPAIKKLLTYGLVSGGHQNDLHVENTMSELEFVNLLTNGFQRISPQAYENHASGLSDIHLMAQKDKTPLSRNQASRFLLTVFGESREGDAWAKVVDQDLVDEEIVNRLVEEKNLLRSEGYVVVAHILQKIEQLYQ